The following proteins are co-located in the Bosea sp. AS-1 genome:
- a CDS encoding ABC transporter substrate-binding protein — protein sequence MTKRHPRPTRRSALLLGTAAIAGLSLPRHARAAPHPPSAIDSPFFADRVAAGALPPIGDRLPDIPRVLDMAGLGRQPGRHGGNIRLLMGDQRDLRMMTLYGYTRLVVYDDKLEIVPDVLESFEVEEGRIFTLRLRPGHCWSDGSPLTSEDFRYWWEDVANNKRLSPGGPPQALLSAGEPPAFEVLSETEIRYSWQTPNPVFLPALAAAQPTYIFMPSQYLRQFHERHALERELAVKIKENRVRDWGALHERNSRMYRPENPKLPTVEPWRNTTPLPAEQFIFERNPYFHRIDENGRQLPYADQATMTVGTSSLIPAKTAAGEADLQARYLRFDNYTFLKEASKRMNFDVRLWKRAEGAYFALLPNLNAIDPVWRDLNRDIRYRHAISVAINRADVNKVIFFGLARESGNTALPESPLYDPTLASLWIQHDPTLANKLLDEIGLTRRDHDGIRLLSDGRRLEFTIETAGENTEETDILDLLKQDFLAVGMKIYPRSTQRDVFRRRILAGQTVMSAWSGMDNALVTPDMEPDMLAPTSSAQFEWPRWGQFFESNGREGERPALAEANELVRLYGEWRMSVTTRQRRQIWQDMLRINAEQLFTIGVINSTLQPIVVSKDLNNVPEHGLYSFEPGAFLGRYLPDTFWFDAKKTEGEG from the coding sequence GTGACCAAGCGCCACCCTCGCCCGACACGCCGCTCGGCGCTGCTGCTGGGCACCGCCGCCATCGCCGGTCTGAGCCTGCCGCGCCATGCGCGCGCCGCGCCTCACCCGCCCTCGGCGATCGACAGTCCCTTCTTCGCCGATCGCGTGGCGGCAGGCGCGCTGCCGCCGATCGGCGACCGGCTACCGGACATTCCGCGCGTCCTCGACATGGCCGGGCTCGGCCGCCAGCCCGGGCGTCACGGCGGCAATATCCGCCTGCTGATGGGCGACCAGCGCGACCTGCGCATGATGACGCTCTACGGCTACACCCGCCTCGTCGTCTATGACGACAAGCTCGAGATCGTGCCCGACGTCCTCGAAAGCTTCGAGGTCGAGGAGGGGCGCATCTTCACCCTGCGCCTGCGCCCCGGCCATTGCTGGTCCGACGGCTCGCCCCTGACCAGCGAAGACTTCCGCTACTGGTGGGAGGACGTCGCCAACAACAAGCGCCTGTCACCCGGCGGGCCGCCGCAGGCACTGCTCTCGGCCGGTGAACCGCCGGCCTTCGAGGTCCTGAGCGAGACCGAGATCCGCTACAGCTGGCAGACACCGAATCCGGTCTTCCTGCCGGCACTCGCCGCAGCCCAGCCGACCTATATCTTCATGCCGTCGCAGTACCTGCGGCAGTTCCACGAGCGCCACGCGCTGGAGCGCGAGCTCGCCGTGAAGATCAAGGAAAACCGCGTCCGCGACTGGGGTGCGCTGCACGAGCGCAACTCACGCATGTACCGCCCCGAGAACCCGAAGCTGCCGACCGTCGAGCCCTGGCGCAACACCACCCCCCTGCCGGCCGAGCAGTTCATCTTCGAGCGCAACCCCTATTTCCACCGAATCGACGAGAACGGCCGGCAGTTGCCCTATGCCGACCAGGCGACGATGACGGTCGGCACCAGCTCCCTGATCCCGGCCAAGACCGCCGCAGGCGAGGCTGACCTGCAGGCACGCTACCTGCGCTTCGACAACTATACCTTCCTCAAGGAAGCCTCGAAGCGGATGAATTTCGACGTCAGGCTGTGGAAGCGGGCGGAAGGCGCCTATTTCGCGCTGCTTCCCAATCTCAACGCCATCGACCCGGTGTGGCGCGATCTCAACCGCGACATCCGCTATCGCCACGCGATCTCGGTCGCTATCAATCGGGCGGACGTCAACAAAGTCATCTTCTTCGGCCTCGCCAGGGAAAGCGGCAACACCGCCCTCCCCGAGAGCCCGCTCTACGACCCGACACTGGCCTCGCTCTGGATCCAGCACGATCCGACGCTCGCCAACAAGCTGCTCGACGAGATCGGCCTGACCAGGCGCGACCACGACGGCATCCGCCTGCTCTCCGATGGCCGGCGGCTGGAGTTCACCATCGAGACGGCGGGCGAGAACACCGAGGAGACCGATATCCTCGATCTGCTCAAGCAGGATTTCCTCGCCGTCGGCATGAAGATCTACCCCCGCTCGACGCAACGCGACGTCTTCCGGCGCCGCATCCTCGCCGGCCAGACGGTGATGTCGGCCTGGTCGGGCATGGACAACGCGCTGGTCACGCCGGACATGGAGCCTGACATGCTGGCCCCCACCTCCTCGGCTCAGTTCGAATGGCCGCGCTGGGGCCAGTTCTTCGAGAGCAACGGCCGCGAGGGCGAACGCCCTGCCTTGGCCGAGGCGAACGAACTCGTCCGGCTCTATGGCGAATGGCGCATGAGCGTGACGACGAGGCAGCGCCGGCAGATCTGGCAGGACATGCTGCGGATCAACGCCGAGCAGCTCTTCACCATCGGTGTCATCAACAGCACCCTGCAGCCCATCGTCGTGTCGAAGGATCTCAACAACGTCCCCGAGCACGGGCTCTACAGCTTCGAACCGGGCGCCTTCCTTGGGCGCTACCTGCCGGACACGTTCTGGTTCGACGCGAAGAAGACCGAGGGCGAGGGCTGA
- a CDS encoding ABC transporter ATP-binding protein, producing the protein MSVRSMDILRVSDLRIGFTVHGLARDVVKGVSLRVPAGKTVALVGESGSGKSVISQAIMGLLPRAGDITGGEILFRDPLAPETVIDIAALPREGPGIRALRGGRIGMIFQEPMSSLSPVHTIGNQIQEALLLHRPMPKAQARDLIEAMLKRVGFKNPHRAYGLYPFELSGGLRQRAMLAMALICQPALLIADEPTTALDVTIQAQVLDLMRDLQAEMGMAILLITHDLGVVANMADEVVVIFHGEIMERGPVEDIFRRPRHPYLKALLKASPHFDMDEGERLVALREARPRPPAAAKPPAPVAGTAPLLRVRNLHKTYVTGSRGFFGKGSLSVVKAVNDVSFDIRRGECLGLVGESGCGKTTVSKIVMRAVTPDSGEVIFDDGHERVDMLALEGDALRAFRPRVQMIFQDPVSSLSPRMTVKNILREPLVIHERGEAPEQAERVKALMQDVGLDTRFLNRYPHSFSGGQRQRIGIARALALDPELVICDEPVSALDVSVQAQILNLLKDLQAERGLTFLFISHNLAVVNYMADRIAVMANGRIVEIAPRHALFTRPVHPYTKALLRSVPFADLDRRLDFKLAAPGGASDDSAWSSAFKAGADNAELTHLPLGEGHYVLARPDADVKELVP; encoded by the coding sequence ATGTCAGTTCGGTCTATGGATATCCTTCGCGTCAGCGACCTGCGCATCGGCTTCACGGTTCACGGACTGGCTCGCGACGTCGTGAAGGGCGTGAGCCTGCGCGTGCCTGCAGGGAAGACCGTCGCGCTCGTCGGCGAATCCGGCTCGGGCAAATCGGTGATCTCGCAGGCGATCATGGGCCTGCTGCCGCGTGCCGGCGACATCACCGGCGGCGAGATTCTGTTCCGCGACCCGCTGGCACCCGAGACCGTGATCGACATCGCTGCCCTGCCCCGCGAGGGCCCGGGCATCCGGGCGCTCCGCGGCGGGCGCATCGGCATGATCTTCCAGGAGCCGATGTCGTCGCTCTCGCCGGTCCACACCATCGGCAACCAGATTCAGGAGGCGCTGCTCCTCCACCGGCCGATGCCGAAGGCGCAGGCCCGCGACCTGATCGAGGCGATGCTCAAGCGCGTCGGCTTCAAGAACCCGCACCGCGCCTATGGGCTCTATCCGTTCGAATTGTCCGGGGGCCTGCGCCAGCGCGCCATGCTGGCCATGGCGCTGATCTGCCAGCCGGCCCTGCTCATCGCCGACGAGCCGACGACCGCGCTCGACGTCACCATCCAGGCCCAGGTGCTCGATCTGATGCGCGATCTCCAGGCCGAGATGGGCATGGCGATCCTGCTGATCACCCATGATCTCGGCGTCGTCGCCAACATGGCCGACGAGGTCGTCGTCATCTTCCACGGCGAGATCATGGAGCGCGGCCCCGTCGAGGACATCTTCCGGCGCCCGCGCCATCCCTATCTCAAGGCGCTGCTGAAGGCCTCGCCCCATTTTGACATGGACGAGGGCGAGCGCCTCGTCGCGCTGCGCGAGGCCCGCCCGCGTCCGCCCGCTGCCGCGAAGCCCCCCGCACCTGTCGCCGGCACGGCGCCGCTGCTGCGGGTCCGCAACCTCCATAAGACCTATGTCACCGGCTCGCGCGGCTTCTTCGGCAAGGGCAGCCTGTCGGTCGTCAAGGCGGTCAACGACGTCTCCTTCGATATCCGGCGGGGCGAATGCCTCGGCCTGGTCGGCGAGAGCGGCTGCGGCAAGACCACGGTCAGCAAGATCGTCATGCGCGCCGTCACGCCCGATTCCGGCGAGGTGATCTTCGACGACGGCCATGAGCGAGTCGACATGCTGGCTCTCGAAGGCGATGCCCTGCGTGCCTTCCGTCCGCGCGTCCAGATGATCTTCCAGGACCCGGTCTCGTCGCTCTCCCCGCGCATGACGGTGAAGAACATCCTGCGCGAGCCGCTGGTCATCCACGAGCGCGGTGAGGCGCCGGAGCAGGCCGAGCGGGTCAAGGCGCTGATGCAGGATGTCGGCCTCGATACCCGCTTCCTCAACCGCTATCCGCACTCCTTCTCCGGCGGGCAGCGCCAGCGCATCGGCATTGCGCGTGCGCTCGCTCTCGACCCCGAGTTGGTCATCTGCGACGAGCCCGTCTCGGCGCTGGACGTCTCGGTGCAGGCGCAGATCCTCAACCTGCTCAAGGACCTCCAGGCCGAGCGCGGCCTGACCTTCCTGTTCATCTCGCACAACCTCGCCGTCGTGAACTATATGGCTGACCGTATCGCGGTGATGGCCAATGGCCGCATCGTCGAGATCGCGCCGCGCCACGCGCTGTTCACGCGGCCGGTGCACCCCTACACCAAGGCCCTGCTGCGCTCGGTGCCCTTCGCCGATCTCGATCGACGGCTCGACTTCAAGCTGGCGGCACCCGGCGGCGCCTCGGACGACAGCGCCTGGAGCAGCGCCTTCAAGGCCGGGGCCGATAACGCCGAATTGACACACCTTCCCCTTGGAGAAGGGCATTATGTGCTGGCGCGCCCGGATGCCGATGTGAAGGAGCTGGTGCCGTGA
- a CDS encoding heparin lyase I family protein: MVELAGRHRIGRLALLVTALLVTIPLPAATAPAPDPASLILVDGFEQGSFAPEGGLFYKDNPEQRAGRIAFGRNAPLQGQGELTLTAVPACDRRAEGCSERAEAWERPEVLVPYSETVWYGLAIRLNDPLPQDDRRYVMAQWKRETLRDAERDFSPFLALRLYQGRLGFTVETDLLVSYPIGSPERPEGCLPGEARVLNRPESHQTRALVAIESGATPESYPDYFDACAPGIRVTRHADLPSAQKGWIDFVVRSRPGPAGDGHVEILADGVPIVTVKGHIGHAAPGLDRNQYFKFGPYRAPNALPWSISYDDFRRGPRCSDVIRAGQCPAE; encoded by the coding sequence ATGGTCGAGCTTGCCGGCAGGCATCGAATCGGGCGCCTGGCGCTGCTCGTGACGGCGCTGCTCGTGACCATACCACTGCCGGCTGCAACAGCGCCCGCTCCTGACCCGGCCAGCCTGATCCTTGTCGACGGTTTCGAGCAGGGCTCGTTCGCGCCCGAAGGCGGCCTTTTCTACAAGGACAATCCGGAACAGCGCGCGGGACGCATCGCCTTCGGCCGGAATGCTCCCTTGCAGGGGCAGGGCGAGCTCACTCTGACGGCGGTGCCGGCCTGCGACCGGCGTGCTGAGGGCTGCAGCGAGCGCGCCGAGGCCTGGGAACGCCCGGAGGTTCTCGTGCCCTATTCGGAAACCGTCTGGTACGGCCTTGCCATTCGTCTGAACGACCCGCTGCCGCAGGATGATCGCAGATATGTGATGGCGCAGTGGAAGCGCGAGACCCTTCGCGACGCAGAACGCGACTTTTCTCCCTTCCTCGCCCTCAGGCTCTACCAGGGACGCCTCGGCTTCACCGTCGAGACCGATCTCCTCGTCTCCTATCCGATAGGCAGCCCGGAGCGTCCGGAGGGCTGCCTGCCAGGCGAAGCGCGCGTGCTGAACCGTCCGGAATCCCATCAGACGCGCGCGCTGGTCGCCATCGAGAGCGGTGCGACGCCGGAGAGCTATCCGGATTATTTCGACGCCTGCGCGCCCGGCATCCGGGTGACGCGCCACGCGGATCTTCCATCGGCGCAGAAGGGCTGGATCGATTTCGTCGTCCGCTCGCGACCGGGACCGGCCGGCGACGGGCATGTGGAGATCCTGGCCGACGGCGTCCCGATCGTCACGGTCAAGGGCCATATCGGCCACGCGGCGCCGGGCCTCGACCGTAACCAGTATTTCAAGTTCGGTCCGTATCGCGCGCCCAACGCGCTGCCCTGGAGCATCAGCTACGACGATTTCCGCCGCGGCCCGCGTTGCAGCGATGTCATCCGCGCCGGGCAATGTCCGGCCGAATGA
- a CDS encoding ABC transporter transmembrane domain-containing protein has product MEPNLFRYIWQKSRREQIIVLLIILVSIPFNWASFDVPKRIVNDAIQGGAFRDGHITTTFMEITLHLPSWLGGASLKLFDGIQVGQLGLLVGLSGYFLLLVLINGGFKYVVNVRKGILGERMLRRMRYDLFSQLMRFRPEEIRAVKPAEVASMIKDEVEPIGSFVGDAFIQPVFLLSQALTALVFIMAQNFWLGSIALLIVLAQAIIIPILRREQLRLGRERQIASRQLAGRIGEIVDAGPMIQGHGATAYVQSDIAGRLGRLFDIRYALYKRKFAVKFLNNLLAQVTPFFFYSIGGYFALMGRLDIGQLVAVIGAYRDLPPPIKELIDWDQQRNDVSIKYDQVISQFNSDDTLVLDEDAAVAPLPATGEIQVEALQLLDNRGQPLLTPLSFRVSRPGLVAVTGPPGGGKDVLGRILGRQATNYSGRILIDGEPLAAMSVERASYIIGYSGDEAEIIAGSMRDNLLLPLQRHRPDLKAQGAVAPGEVHRFVEAVRSGNSPFPFEADWTDYGGAGLDDRAALARRVRDLLDVFGCTEDVYNLGLGGKVMPPVSEEATRRIITARRAVARELARAERGDLVEPFIADRYNANATMAENLIFGTCTTARFDTATLYFEPYAHAILRAEALIEPLSDMGSRIVATMAEIFAGLPTGHALFERYSFGANFDFERLNALAASLAKHDMRTPLDQETECDLVALALGYIEPKHRLNLIDRRLQQRILRARASFHKHLPADAVGDVEFYDPGKVMFGASVRDNLLFGRIGYGIADAEQKVSTVVHRALSRAGLEGTLYRLGLDTESGIRGRYLPVRLRHAIPLMQALIKAPQIAVLDVTGFLAISDDPAGIVERLRRYCSGMTLFLLIGDATLVEDVPLRVTFHGPTGVIEAGALPRAANDALGQPPRFGDAQRMEVGS; this is encoded by the coding sequence TTGGAGCCCAACCTTTTCCGCTATATCTGGCAGAAGAGCCGTCGCGAGCAGATCATCGTCCTGTTGATCATCCTCGTTTCGATCCCGTTCAACTGGGCTTCGTTCGACGTGCCCAAGCGCATCGTCAACGACGCGATCCAGGGCGGTGCCTTCAGGGACGGGCACATCACCACCACCTTCATGGAGATCACGCTGCATCTGCCGTCCTGGCTGGGCGGCGCGAGCCTCAAGCTGTTCGACGGCATCCAGGTTGGGCAGCTCGGCCTGCTGGTCGGGCTGTCCGGCTACTTCCTGCTGCTCGTGCTGATCAACGGCGGCTTCAAATACGTCGTCAACGTCCGCAAGGGCATTCTCGGCGAACGCATGCTGCGCCGCATGCGCTACGACCTGTTCAGCCAGCTCATGCGTTTCCGGCCCGAGGAGATCCGGGCGGTCAAGCCGGCCGAGGTCGCCAGCATGATCAAGGACGAGGTCGAGCCGATCGGCAGCTTTGTCGGCGATGCCTTCATCCAGCCGGTCTTCCTGCTGAGTCAGGCGCTGACGGCACTGGTCTTCATCATGGCGCAGAATTTCTGGCTCGGCTCGATCGCCTTGCTGATCGTGCTGGCTCAGGCGATCATCATTCCGATCCTGCGGCGCGAGCAATTGCGGCTCGGGCGCGAACGGCAGATCGCCTCGCGCCAGCTCGCGGGGCGGATCGGCGAGATCGTCGATGCCGGGCCGATGATCCAGGGGCACGGCGCCACCGCCTATGTCCAGTCCGACATCGCCGGCCGGCTCGGCCGGCTCTTCGACATCCGCTACGCGCTCTACAAGCGGAAGTTCGCGGTCAAGTTCCTGAACAATCTGCTGGCCCAGGTCACGCCGTTCTTCTTCTACTCGATCGGCGGCTATTTCGCTCTGATGGGGCGGCTCGATATCGGCCAGCTCGTCGCCGTCATCGGCGCCTATCGCGACCTGCCGCCGCCGATCAAGGAGCTGATCGACTGGGATCAGCAGCGCAACGACGTCAGCATCAAGTACGATCAGGTGATCTCGCAGTTCAACAGCGACGACACGCTGGTCCTCGACGAAGACGCGGCCGTGGCGCCGTTGCCGGCGACGGGCGAGATCCAGGTCGAGGCGCTGCAGCTGCTCGACAATCGCGGTCAGCCGCTGCTGACGCCGCTGTCGTTCAGGGTGTCGCGGCCGGGTCTCGTCGCGGTGACCGGGCCGCCCGGTGGCGGCAAGGACGTGCTCGGGCGCATTCTCGGCCGTCAGGCGACCAACTATTCCGGGCGCATCCTGATCGATGGGGAGCCGCTGGCCGCCATGTCGGTCGAACGCGCGAGCTATATCATCGGGTATTCCGGCGACGAGGCGGAGATCATCGCGGGTTCGATGCGCGACAATCTCCTGCTGCCGCTGCAACGACACCGGCCGGACCTGAAGGCCCAGGGAGCGGTCGCGCCGGGCGAGGTACACCGTTTCGTGGAGGCTGTTCGGTCGGGTAACTCGCCCTTCCCATTCGAGGCGGACTGGACCGATTACGGCGGGGCGGGGCTCGACGACCGGGCAGCGCTTGCGCGGCGCGTCCGCGATCTTCTCGACGTGTTCGGCTGCACCGAGGACGTCTACAATCTGGGCCTTGGGGGCAAGGTGATGCCGCCGGTGAGCGAGGAGGCGACGCGTCGCATCATCACCGCGCGGCGCGCCGTAGCGCGTGAACTCGCGCGGGCCGAGCGCGGCGACCTGGTCGAGCCTTTCATCGCCGATCGCTACAACGCCAACGCGACCATGGCCGAGAACCTGATCTTCGGCACCTGTACGACAGCCCGCTTCGACACCGCGACGCTCTATTTCGAGCCCTATGCCCATGCGATCCTGAGGGCCGAGGCGTTGATCGAACCGCTTTCCGACATGGGCAGCCGGATCGTGGCGACCATGGCCGAGATCTTCGCGGGGTTGCCGACGGGGCATGCGCTGTTCGAGCGTTATTCCTTCGGTGCCAATTTCGATTTCGAGCGTCTGAACGCGCTGGCGGCGAGCTTGGCCAAGCACGACATGCGCACGCCGCTCGACCAGGAGACCGAATGTGACCTCGTCGCGCTAGCCCTCGGCTACATCGAGCCCAAGCACAGGCTGAACCTGATCGATCGGCGTCTACAGCAGCGAATCCTGCGCGCCCGCGCCAGCTTCCACAAGCACCTGCCGGCGGATGCCGTAGGCGACGTCGAGTTCTACGATCCCGGCAAGGTGATGTTCGGAGCCAGCGTCCGCGACAACCTGCTGTTCGGGCGGATCGGCTACGGCATCGCGGATGCCGAGCAAAAGGTCTCGACGGTGGTCCACCGGGCGCTGTCGCGCGCTGGTCTCGAGGGCACGCTCTATCGCCTCGGCCTCGACACCGAGAGCGGCATTCGGGGGCGCTACCTGCCGGTTCGGCTGCGGCATGCGATCCCGCTGATGCAGGCCCTGATCAAGGCGCCACAGATCGCGGTGCTGGACGTCACGGGCTTCCTGGCGATTTCGGACGATCCGGCGGGCATCGTCGAGCGGCTGCGCCGCTATTGCAGCGGTATGACGCTGTTTCTTCTCATTGGAGATGCTACTCTGGTCGAGGACGTTCCGTTGCGGGTGACCTTCCATGGCCCGACCGGCGTCATCGAAGCCGGTGCATTGCCGCGAGCCGCGAACGATGCGCTCGGCCAGCCGCCCCGCTTCGGGGATGCCCAGCGGATGGAGGTGGGGTCATGA
- a CDS encoding Crp/Fnr family transcriptional regulator produces MTLETDIACLRELPLFRELPASRLKLVALMGERLRFPAGDTIVSDQERLQGVYVVLQGDVEFSQRRDDGGGRRFQKEAGSIIGDVSLLSGKQFLGKVSAGTEVLALRIPKDLFFELLQTVPEFSLAVSRDLADRVARLANALLAGEAA; encoded by the coding sequence ATGACGCTCGAAACCGATATCGCCTGCCTGCGCGAGCTGCCGCTGTTTCGCGAGCTTCCGGCCTCGCGTCTCAAACTCGTTGCGCTGATGGGGGAGCGGCTGCGCTTCCCGGCCGGCGACACCATCGTCAGTGATCAGGAGCGGCTGCAGGGAGTCTATGTCGTCCTGCAAGGCGACGTGGAATTCTCGCAGCGCCGCGATGACGGCGGCGGTCGCCGTTTCCAGAAGGAGGCCGGCAGCATCATCGGGGACGTCTCGCTGCTGAGCGGCAAGCAGTTCCTCGGCAAGGTCTCCGCCGGCACCGAGGTGCTCGCTCTGCGCATTCCGAAGGATCTGTTCTTCGAGCTGCTGCAGACCGTGCCCGAGTTCAGCCTCGCCGTCAGCCGCGACCTCGCCGACCGCGTGGCCCGGCTTGCGAACGCGCTGCTGGCGGGCGAGGCGGCTTGA
- a CDS encoding adenylate/guanylate cyclase domain-containing protein, with protein sequence MSLPQSAGARSGAMGAGMEQVSSWSRDIRFISGLILLAFATSHFINHAVGIFGVHAMEQVQQWRYWFWHTWPGTVALYGSFIVHPFFALLRVAQRRTFKMPAREMLQIALGLAIPLLLVDHIINTRVAGAYFQMDESYHSVLRRLWPHSALTQSLLLVLVWTHGMIGIHFLLRSRESYRHWRDVFLLGAILVPLLALIGFFVAAREAQLMGLPPELVTPAQQAMVAFNVASAKAVFYGLVGCFMVFVAAREVRVRTTRQITMRFVGHGTRRLVPGPTVLEMFRRFGIPHAALCGGRARCATCRVLVIDGADTLPKPGPNEAKLLRRISAPDRVRLACQIRPRDDLQVQILLASRLNATPGRTLEPDATLGRRDLTVMVADLRAFSALSERQLPQELIGLLNRFFDEMSQAITAHDGRIDAFYGDGFMAVFGLEGPLAKAAQAAIAAAADIVRAVEALNREFGAALPLPLRIGIGIHTGNAIIGAVGNDNLGRREITVGETVMIASQLESATRRVLSDVVVSEDTIRAAARSYPGTTALKVAIKGRETPLAAFGFASAPEVSRRKRGDEAPVAATAARSGDGPAAEPAASEPGSDPTET encoded by the coding sequence ATGAGTCTGCCACAGTCCGCCGGCGCCAGGAGCGGCGCCATGGGGGCCGGCATGGAGCAGGTTTCGTCCTGGAGCCGCGACATCCGCTTCATCTCGGGGCTGATCCTGCTCGCCTTCGCGACCTCGCATTTCATCAACCACGCGGTCGGCATCTTCGGTGTGCACGCGATGGAGCAGGTGCAGCAGTGGCGCTACTGGTTCTGGCACACTTGGCCGGGTACCGTGGCGCTCTACGGCTCCTTCATCGTCCATCCGTTCTTCGCCCTGCTGCGGGTCGCCCAACGCCGCACCTTCAAGATGCCGGCGCGCGAGATGCTGCAGATCGCGCTCGGTCTCGCCATTCCGCTGCTTCTGGTCGACCACATCATCAACACGCGGGTGGCGGGCGCCTATTTCCAGATGGACGAGAGCTACCACTCGGTGCTGCGGCGGCTCTGGCCGCATTCGGCGCTGACTCAATCGCTGCTGCTCGTGCTGGTCTGGACTCACGGGATGATCGGGATCCATTTCCTGCTGCGTTCGCGCGAGAGCTATCGCCACTGGCGCGACGTCTTCCTGCTTGGAGCGATCCTGGTGCCGCTGCTGGCCCTGATCGGCTTCTTCGTCGCCGCCCGCGAGGCCCAGCTGATGGGGTTGCCGCCCGAGTTGGTCACGCCGGCACAGCAGGCGATGGTCGCCTTCAATGTGGCCTCGGCCAAGGCGGTGTTCTACGGCCTCGTCGGCTGCTTCATGGTCTTCGTCGCCGCGCGCGAGGTGCGGGTGCGCACCACCCGCCAGATCACCATGCGCTTCGTCGGCCATGGCACGCGGCGTCTTGTGCCCGGGCCGACGGTGCTGGAGATGTTCCGTCGCTTCGGCATTCCCCATGCTGCGCTCTGTGGTGGGCGTGCGCGCTGCGCCACCTGTCGGGTCCTGGTGATCGACGGCGCCGATACGCTGCCCAAGCCGGGGCCAAACGAGGCCAAGCTGCTCAGGCGGATCTCGGCGCCGGACCGGGTCAGGCTCGCCTGCCAGATCCGGCCGCGCGACGATCTGCAGGTCCAGATCCTGCTCGCCTCGCGCCTTAACGCCACGCCGGGCAGAACCCTCGAGCCCGACGCGACCCTGGGTCGTCGCGATCTAACCGTGATGGTCGCCGATCTGCGCGCCTTCTCGGCGCTGTCGGAGCGGCAGTTGCCGCAGGAGCTGATCGGCCTGCTCAACCGCTTCTTCGACGAGATGAGCCAGGCGATCACCGCGCATGACGGGCGCATCGATGCTTTTTATGGCGATGGCTTCATGGCGGTGTTCGGCCTTGAAGGTCCGCTGGCGAAGGCCGCGCAGGCGGCGATCGCTGCGGCGGCCGACATCGTGCGGGCGGTCGAGGCGCTCAACCGCGAGTTCGGCGCGGCGCTGCCGCTGCCGCTCAGGATCGGCATCGGCATCCATACCGGCAACGCCATCATCGGCGCCGTCGGGAACGACAATCTCGGCCGGCGCGAGATCACGGTCGGCGAAACGGTCATGATCGCGAGCCAGCTCGAATCGGCGACGCGTCGCGTACTTTCCGATGTCGTCGTCTCGGAGGACACGATCCGCGCGGCCGCCCGCAGCTATCCCGGCACCACCGCGCTCAAGGTTGCGATCAAGGGGCGCGAGACGCCGCTGGCTGCTTTCGGCTTTGCCAGCGCGCCGGAAGTCTCCCGGCGCAAGCGTGGCGACGAGGCGCCTGTCGCGGCCACGGCGGCAAGGAGCGGTGACGGTCCTGCGGCCGAACCGGCGGCATCGGAGCCGGGGTCCGACCCGACGGAAACGTGA